From Salvia splendens isolate huo1 chromosome 16, SspV2, whole genome shotgun sequence, a single genomic window includes:
- the LOC121770833 gene encoding glutathione S-transferase U17-like has protein sequence MMSRETCGVELLGAWASPYSIRVQIALNLKSIPYQFTEEKFYTSNKSARLLEANPVHKKIPVLVHDGKPISESLIILQYIDEVWPSNVPSILPSDPYDRAMACFWAAYVDDKWFPAFRELEKASGDEERGAIVERIHEGAVLLEKSFVKCSRLKAYFGGDRLGYMDLVLGSYLGFIKVTESATGLVIFEEMRTPRLARWAQRFSLHEAAKDVLPDAQKLYEFYIMVRDSQKIE, from the exons ATGATGAGCAGAGAAACATGTGGAGTTGAGCTGCTTGGAGCATGGGCAAGCCCATACTCAATCAGAGTGCAGATAGCTCTAAATCTCAAGTCGATACCTTATCAATTCACCGAAGAGAAATTCTACACGAGCAACAAAAGCGCACGCCTTCTTGAGGCCAACCCGGTCCACAAGAAAATCCCAGTTCTGGTCCATGACGGAAAGCCTATATCCGAGTCCCTCATCATCCTTCAATACATTGATGAAGTATGGCCTTCCAATGTCCCATCCATCCTTCCCTCCGACCCCTATGATCGCGCCATGGCATGCTTTTGGGCAGCATATGTTGATGATAAG TGGTTTCCGGCATTCAGGGAGCTGGAGAAGGCATCAGGAGACGAGGAAAGAGGCGCGATCGTTGAGAGGATACATGAAGGGGCAGTATTATTGGAGAAGAGCTTTGTGAAATGCAGCAGATTGAAGGCTTATTTTGGTGGAGACCGCCTTGGTTACATGGATCTTGTGTTGGGAAGCTACTTGGGATTTATTAAAGTAACAGAATCTGCAACTGGTCTTGTGATATTTGAGGAAATGAGGACTCCTAGATTAGCAAGATGGGCTCAACGTTTCTCTTTACATGAAGCAGCTAAGGATGTTTTGCCAGATGCTCAAAAGCTTTATGAGTTTTACATCATGGTTCGAGACTCTCAGAAGATTGAATAA
- the LOC121772155 gene encoding protein PTST homolog 2, chloroplastic-like: MLSLTAHAQIPTSNHCVACFNSRLAPAFIFVWNPKKFLNFSFQLNEERRAALKSGTNLDRSWCCGSHQGDGDVELEAEIMDFMAKSEKPSMFPTKEELVRAIKERGGWYSLGWDDQNAEETTDFDIAEFHSRIESCKQTASSSFVDEELPGSSLLETSHSDFFLSSSFFFL; encoded by the coding sequence ATGCTATCTCTCACAGCTCACGCCCAAATCCCAACCTCAAACCACTGCGTCGCTTGCTTCAACTCTCGTCTCGCCCCCGCCTTCATTTTCGTGTGGAACCCCAAGAAATTTCTAAACTTCAGTTTCCAGTTGAACGAAGAGAGGCGGGCAGCGCTCAAATCAGGGACTAATCTCGACAGGTCTTGGTGCTGCGGGTCCCACCAGGGTGACGGGGACGTGGAATTGGAGGCCGAGATAATGGATTTCATGGCCAAGTCGGAGAAACCTTCTATGTTCCCGACAAAGGAGGAGTTGGTGAGAGCTATAAAGGAGAGAGGCGGGTGGTATTCTCTTGGTTGGGACGATCAAAATGCGGAGGAAACAACCGATTTTGATATTGCGGAGTTCCACAGTAGAATTGAGAGTTGTAAACAGACTGCTTCCTCGAGTTTCGTTGACGAGGAGCTCCCTGGTTCATCCTTATTGGAGACATCACACTCagatttctttctctcttcttccttttttttcctgTGA
- the LOC121770481 gene encoding LOW QUALITY PROTEIN: protein PTST homolog 2, chloroplastic-like (The sequence of the model RefSeq protein was modified relative to this genomic sequence to represent the inferred CDS: deleted 1 base in 1 codon; substituted 1 base at 1 genomic stop codon), with the protein MCYFLAADVDSGIDGILSRLEKQRNSDYSGIKLGKDRYEAQTKRKDEGNDMHSDNSLGFGGTDHEENSRTMPAYHSKGTSASSADNITHYTEPETWRIWLNRRAGFPLAEFEAAEISFEKNPVDTNKESYNDGIIVTTKEYTEDVDEYNEINYNEIQTRLRDLESELTTALRSIRSEREDSISKEVTGGSIDLQSLSDSVEFQENESXVMSAKQLLRSLRAKLAVVEGKMTLARIEAQKIIEVKKRRIGDARRSLQLLRTTSIVWPNSASEVSLVGSFDCWTTQRRMRRSKSGMFSITLKLYPGRYEIKFIVDGKWKLDPLRLVVDNNGHENNLFIVT; encoded by the exons ATGTGTTATTTT CTTGCTGCTGATGTAGACTCTGGGATTGATGGAATATTGAGTAGATTGGAGAAGCAGAGGAACAGTGATTACTCGGGTATCAAGTTAGGGAAAGATCGATATGAAGCTCAAACCAAACGTAAagatgagggaaatgacatgcATTCTGATAACTCCTTAGGTTTCG GTGGGACCGATCATGAAGAAAACAGCAGAACAATGCCTGCTTACCATTCCAAAGGCACGTCGGCTTCATCTGCTGACAACATTACTCATTATACTGAACCAGAAACTTGGAGAATTTGGCTGAATAGACGAGCAGGTTTCCCACTTGCTGAGTTTGAAG CTGCAGAGATTTCATTTGAAAAAAATCCTGTTGATACTAATAAAGAGAGCTATAATGATGGAATAATTGTAACCACTAAGGAATATACTGAAGATGTGGATGAATACAACGAGATCAATTACAATGAAATACAAACTCGTCTTCGGGATCTAGAATCTGAGCTCACAACAGCTCTTCGCTCCATTAGATCTGAACGGGAAGATAGTATTTCGAAAGAG GTAACTGGAGGTTCCATTGATTTGCAGTCTCTTTCTGATTCTGTGGAGTTCCAAGAGAATGAA TCATGAGTCATGAGTGCAAAACAGCTACTAAGGTCACTAAGAGCAAAGCTGGCTGTAGTAGAGGGGAAAATGACATTAGCAAGAAT TGAAGCACAAAAGATAATAGAAGTGAAGAAGAGACGGATAGGTGATGCTCGTAGATCTTTGCAACTTCTCCGAACAACCTCCATAGTATGGCCTAATTCGGCCTCAGAGGTATCCTTAGTAGGCTCTTTTGATTGCTGGACAACTCAG AGAAGGATGCGGAGATCAAAGTCAGGCATGTTCTCGATAACCCTGAAACTGTATCCGGGCAGATACGAG ATCAAATTCATAGTTGATGGAAAATGGAAACTCGATCCTCTGCGCCTTGTCGTTGACAACAATGGGCATGAAAATAACCTTTTCATTGTTACATGA